TGTACTTATTTACACTACAGGTTCAACATATGGCGTTTCAACATTTATCTGGACAATATACCTTTCCGGGGTATATTGGAATTTTCTGTATAAGGACCGTCTGGAAAGACAGTCCGGGGAGTTAAAGCTTCCATTGTGTATGTTACATTCCAATAATTCTTTCATAAAAAAGTTTTGATGGATTAAAAGGGGGGACTACCAGGAAAAGCGGTCCCGTTTTGCTAAGCGTTGCAAAGACTTCAACTAATTATTCCTCTCAATTTCCAGGAAAAACCGGACCGCCTGAACAGACAGTCCTTTCTTGTATGTACTATCACCCCATTTGTGAATAGCATTTTGTATTGGGCAATTTTTTCGGGAACAAACAACGGCATGTGATTATATTCCTGCGTGCAGCAGCAAGCACCTTTCCTGCTTCCGACGAATACCTGGCCAGCTGATCACTCAAACGGCTACACGTAATTACTATCTGCCGAAAATTGACTGTTAGTTCAGTGTAAATAAGAAAAGATTGTGATGGTAATGCCCCAGATAGGTGCATGTCTGAAAATGTCGGTTAAACAAAAAAGATTGCATACGGTTACTTTTTCAAAATAAAACATTGGGTTTACGGATATCTCTATAAAACATTGGATTTACGGATATCCCGCTGTATAAATTGGTTGGCTAACCTTACCAGGTATAAATCGACGGTTAATAAAAAAATAGGCTACTATAATGCTCAGACAGACTAAAAAAGATTTTGGTAGTATTGTCTAACGATTAATGATCGTTATAATGCAAAGGTAATACGCAGGATATCAAAAAAACACGGGATTTCCGGCAATTGTATCAATGAACAGGGATGAACAATCCAAATTTTCATGAATGAAGTAAACCGGAGTATTAGTCACCGGGTAACCTGCCGGCAGATTTGCGGCTGTCATCCACACTGCCAGCTCACCCGATACAGCGACTGAAACCGGCTGCATTTTTGCGTATAATCTGTTTTCAGTTAAACTCCGCTCTTCATTTACTGTCTAATAATTGACTGAAAAATAGCGGTATTGAAGAGAAGATTACCACTTAATGTTAAGAAAAATGAAAAACAGATTTTATATACTGTTTGTGCTGATAGGCCTCCTGGGCACAGTTACAGTTGACAGTGCATACGCTCAGCGGGTGCACGCCGGAGGTGGAGGAGGCCATTACAGTGGTGGTGGTGGCGGCCGCGTCAGCAGTGGTAGTTCTCACTTTGGAGGCAGTGGCCGCGTATATGCAGCCCCCCGCATGTCTTCTCCCAGAGTAGTGGCCCCGGTAAACAGAGGTTATTACTATCATGGTTACCCTAGCGGACGCGTTTACTACGGACGTCCCTGGTACAGATACAGACATTACTACCACCCATACTACTACCCTCCACTGGGATTTTATGTTTCTACCCTTCCTTTCGGTTATTTCTCATTGGGTGCAGCCTTTGGTCCAATGTACTATTATGGCGGTACCTACTATGAATCTACCGGCGACGACAGGGGTTACAAAGTAGTAGAAGCACCCATTGGAGCTGCCATACCGGATCTGCCGGAGGGAGCACAGGAAGTACAGGTGAACGGTAATACTTATTACGAGCTCAATGGTACTTATTACCAGGAAAGCATGACCGATAACGGCAGACGTTATGTTGTGGTTGGGAAAAATGGCAAAATAGGTGACCAAACCGTGACAATTCCGGATAATCAGGGAAATCCTTCCAATAATCCCAACGCTGGTAATAATCCTGGAACAAATGTTCCGGAATCTGACAACCTCCTTTCCAAACTGCCGGATAATTGCCGCACCGTGAACATCAACGGACAGCAATATTACTTATCTCCGGATGGAATGTATTATCAGTCTGTGCTGAACAGCGATAATACGGTTGCCGGGTACAAGGTAGTTGGTAAAATGAACGCTGATAATTAAGTCTCCTTAGTAGTATTCAGTTAGCGCATACGCAAAAAAACGGTCTGCTTCCTTAAAAGCAGACCGTTTTTGATTTCAGGCATCTCTGTTACCAGCTGCTGCTGGCGCCGCCGCCACCCGAAGAACCACCTCCCCAGTCAGAAGAGGAGGAAGAGGAGTCAGATGAAAACGACGAGCTCGAAGAAGAACTTCCGGAAGAAGAGCTGGAGATCTTCGGAATGGTAAACATATAATCGTGCTTGTATTTACAGGCGGCACATTCATATTCCTTCACGCCCCATCCTTCAGACGATGTGGTGGCTCTTTGTTTTGTAATGGCTTTATAGCATTTATAAGTAATGTGATTACAGGATGGGCACTCGGCCATAGAAGTGCGAACATTGGCGTAATCGAGCACAGTGTGTGTATGACAGGAGTTACACTGCCATACATCATAATCCACTGAATGCAGCTGTTCTTCTATTACCTGTGCCTTATCGAGATAACGGTTATCTGTTGCTTCATCGAGTTTTTCCATGGTTGCCGAACAGTTCGGGCACTGATAGGGATCGTTCCGGAGATGTTCCAGCCGGTTTTTCAATGCGGCCAGCCATAACCAGAGATAAGGTAAAGGGAAGATATAGCGGGCAGGCGCGATATCCCGCTGCACGATCGCCAGTTTCCCCCATTTCCCGTGGCGATCGCTGTTCTTCAGCATTATGGCTGCGCGGGCCGCAATAATGAGGATGGCAATGTGAATGAACAATACCCAAACCAGGTAGTATATCAATGATACCATCAGAATACCAACATCCATATGCCGTTGTATTGCCAGGAAACCGATAACAGCCCAGGCGCCCAGGTTGAGCAGGATCATGCCTGTAATACCGGGGTGCAGGAATTCGTTCGGCAGATCGTTTATGGTAGCAGGCGATTCATCTTTGCTCTTCTTTTTGAGTTTTTTACCGAAGAAAATATTCATCATGACTGCTGTAATAAACAGCCATACCAGGATTGTCCAGAAAGAAATATTGCCGCTGAAGCTATTGGAAGCATTATTGCTGAATTGCTGAGGTGCCGAAGCAGTAGTGGCACTTTCGGGGATGGCGGCTTCCTCTTCCCGGGCGGAATCTGCCATTTCCGTGATGGCTGCGGCAGGCGGGGCCACTGTTACCGGATTGAGTGCTACCAGGGAAGTATCCAATGCAGGCTGGTCGGGCAATTGATCGTAGGCATAGTTGCCATTATTAAACAGGGAAGCCACAGATTTTATTCCTTCGATAAAACCCGCATCATAGTCGTGTTGTTTGATATGCGGGATCATGTAATCCTGTTGTATGCGAAAGCAGATGACATCCGGCAGATCTGCCTCCAGGCCATAGCCTGTTTCAAATTCCAGCTTACGGGCATCTTCCACCATCAATATCACGAGGCCGTTATTCTTTGCCTTATCGCCCGGCTTCCAGTAATTGAACAGCCGGTGCACAAAATCGCGGGTATCATTTTGTCCGATGCTGTGCAGGACTACTACTGCTACCTGGGCCTTGCCGGAACGATCCAGTTCCGCCAGCTGCTGATTCAGCTGGCTCACGGTTTCGTCGGAGATCAGGTGATCAGGATTGCTGACGTAGCCACCACCGTTTTTCTTGGGGTCGGGCACATTCTCCACACCAAACGATTGCTGCCGGGTATCATGACAGGATAACCAAAAAGCAGACAGCAATAAGAGGAACAAACTTCTGTTTAAAACGTGTATAAGATGCTTCATTGGCGGAATTCTGTCTCCCGAAGATATACTTATTTAACTTTTTCTTTAACAGGAAAGCGGTATTTTACCCTTATGAAGCCCATACTGGTCATAGTATTATGCTGTTCTACCACCTGCATTTTTGCGCAGGCCCCGAAAACTGATACCTCCATTAAGCCGCCTATACAACTGAAACCCGTACATATCATAGAATATCACTTCTTCAGGGATTCAGTGGCATTCAGAGAGGAGTATGCCAGGGAGATCACTTTCCGCCGTCACAAATGGTATGAAGTGTACCAGGGGCTCAGCCTGAATATCCATAACCTTTACCAGGTAATGCAGTTTAAAAATAACCGGAAGAAAGTGGCTTTCAGAAAGATGTTGCTGGCAAAGGAAGAAGAGATGTATGTCACCCGGAATTATACTCCATCACTGGTTAACAAAGTGACTAAGCTGGATGGCGACAGCCTGCAGCTCTTCATGCGATATTATCAGCCGGAATATTCTTTCTTTAAAACGGCATCTGATTACGACATCTATCTTGATATCAGACAACATTACCAGGAGTTTCTCAAAAAGCGGGATAGTTTGCCGGGGCATCCGTAAATGTGATTTCTTTGCACTGCGTGCATTTAAAATACTATATTTCCATATCTGTACGTTTTACTGGTTCAGACTCTTATTGGTGGCTCTGATAAAGATTGCCTAAATTAGTGATCCTAAACCAGCTAAAGCTGTTAGTTTTTCAGATTTTCAATATAGCACACATGAAAAGGTTTTTCATACTGGTGGCCTTCTTCGTTCCGGTTTTACTATCTGCCCAAACGAAGCTCAGTCAAAATATCATCGACGATTTTTCGAACCGGGTGGCCGCCCATTATCAATTGCCCCACGATTCCATTACCGGCTATATCGCCGAGCAGCTGACCCGCAGTGGTAATGCCGGGCTGGATATAGATTCCACCATTTTTGACCTGAAGAAGGATCCTGTTGCATTTGATGCAGCGCTGAAATACCTGTACCAATACAGCGATTGTAACCGTCAGCGTTTTATTACAAATCTGCGCAGCATGAACCTGCAAACCAACAGTGTATTCCCGATCGCAACTTACACGGCCAATAAGTATAAGAACGATACCAAAGCATTACTGGACGATAAAAAGGACTTCCTGGCTACCTACGCAGGACCGGTGACCGGAAAAAAGCCACCGGCTACTATTGCAGAAGTAGCTGCAGCCAACAATGCTGCCGCCAATGCACCGGCTACCACAGGCAGCGCTACCGGCAACACTCCGGCGGAAAGTGGCAGCACTACCGCTGCGAACCCCGAAGCACCTGCTGCGGATACCCGCAACTGGGAGGTACGCCCGCTGTTCCAGGTTCGTACGCCTGAACAGCTGGTTGAAATGTATGGCGCAACCAACGTTACCCAGCACGATGCCATCAACCTCTCCGGCCAGAAAGACGGGGAAGCCTACCTCATCTATCCGGATACCGACAACGAGTTAGAAGTGCAATTTGACGGCGAAAACGGAAATATCGTAACATTTTCCCACTACCCTTCCAAATGGAAATCGCCTTATGGCATCAAAGCCGGCGATCCATTAGACAAGCTCAATAAGGTAAATGGCCGTCCTTTTAAGCTGAATGCTTTTGAATGGACCAATGGCGGACAGGTTACCAGCTGGAATGGTGGCGCCCTTGACGGCAAAAACGTCATCATTGTGCTGAAAGCCAATAATACCGGCGATCCCAAACAATACGACCAGGTAACCGGCGATAAAAGCCTCCGCTCTGACCTGCCTGTCCTGAAAAAACTGGACATAATTATTGAATCCATCGCATTTAAGGGGGCAAATTAACAGCCGGGTATTGTAGTTTTCAATCCTGCTGATTATCTTGTTCTAATGAAAAAGCTGTTATTAACCGGCGGCCTGTTTTTGCTGGCCTTTATTGGTATTTCCACTAACATGAACGGTCAAACGAAGAAATATCCATCGCTGAACCATATGGCCCTATATGTCGTGAATCTGGAGCGAAGCACTGTTTTCTACCGCGATATAGTTGGTCTGGAACCGATGGATGAGCCATTTAAAGATGGCAGGCACAGTTGGTTTAAGGTAGGTTCGCATAGCCAGGTACATATTATTTCCGGAGCTGCTGCTGCCGTGGCACACGACAAAAACACGCACCTCTGCTTCAGCGTTCCATCCATGAGCGAATTCGTACCGGTATTGAAGAAAAATAACATCCCTTTTGAAGACTGGCCAGGCAAAGCCGGCTCCATTAATAAACGGGTAGATGGCGTACAGCAGATCTATTTCAAGGATCCGGATGGGTATTGGATAGAGATTAATGACGATAAATATTAGCGTTAGTCTTTTTGTAGTCGACCGTCTTGCCCCCCTACTTTCGCTGGCTTCATTGGTTTTTCCAGACCAAAGTTTGATGCTTATTTCACTCCCTGTATAGAAATAGGATGGCGGCTCCGTCAGGAAGCATGGAATTATAGGTTTGCCACTGAAGGTGCGAAGCGTTGCCTTCAATTTGGCTTCGACGTATTACATTTACCGGAAGTCTATTCTTTTACATCAGCACTCAACAAACGCTCTGAAAATGTCATGCAAAAGATCGGCATGCAAAAGGAAGGAGAATTTGAACACCCCGGAATTGAGGTGGGGCACAGGTTGAGGAGACATGTACTCTACAAATTATGAAACAGTGATTTTACTGATCACAGCAGCTGGGAGCTATTGATTTTTTCCTTAAATTCATAGTATGTCATTACTGCTGAATGTTCCTGTTTCGGAAAGAGAATCTGCTGCGTCTAAAGGCGCGTTATGGGATAACATTGCCCAGGCATGGTATTTACCGGAAAACCAGTACGACAGGCTGATGGAAGTAGACAAATGGATTCCGGGAAAAAACCCTGCGATTATTTTACCCAGTGAAATTACGGTTGTACATGCGCACCGCGTTTGCTGGAAATGCGGGCATCCCAATCGTGTTATTGCGCTGGCGGGGAATTATTTTTTTGAGAAAGATATGAATGAACGCGACGAATCCGTGTGGCTGGCACAGGACTTCTTCACCTTATTTCAGCAGGTGACCCTTATTTCCGAGAACCTGCAGGATTTTCTGAAAGATAATTATCCTCATTTCAGGCAGGGCAGGTTGCCGGATAAGTCGGGGCAATACTGGCTCAACCATTGCGAATCCTGTAACGGCATACAGGGCGACTGGTTTTTATTCGAAGAAAACGGGAGTGTGTTCAATCCTGTTAACAAAGATGCAGCCACGCTGCTACTGATCAAAAACTATCATCTGAAATACGCGCCGATGATAGATGCGGTATATACCCTGGGCGATCACCTGAGGATTATCAATGAATTTGCAGAGAGAACATAGCGGTATGCCAGGGGGTTCATACTGCCCTGCGCCGGAATGAACGGCTGGCGCGCTGTAACTTCTCTCCATTGTATTCTTCTGCCAGCTGCAATCTTCTTAATCCTATCTTCACATATTCTTCCTGGCGTTCGATACCGATACAATTGCGCCCCAGTTCTTTAGCGACTGCGCAGGTGGTGAATGTACCGGAAAAAGGATCCAGGACCCAATCGCCGGGGCGGGAACTAGCCCTGATAATGCGTTCCAGCAATGCCTCCGGTTTCTGGCTGGGATGATTTTCATATTCGTTCATACGATAACGTACCCGCGCAAAGTCCCATACATTACCGGGAACTTTCTCGGCATTGTATACGGCGGGCGCTGTTTTCCGGTAATCGATCAGCTTGCGCCGGGCTCCTGTTTTGGCTTCCACTAAAATATCAGCTGCATTGAAGGTGTAGTTGGTCTTATCTTTTACACCATACAGAATGGGTTCATACATAGAACCGAAGTATTTCCTGGCCTGTACACCGGAGCTGTCGTAGCTCCATACAATGCGCGAAAGAATATGTATTTTATTTCTCAGGTAGATATCAAAATAGGGCATGAACTGTGTGGCGGTCATCACATAGAAACTACCACCCGGCGAGAGTTTCTGCAGGCAAAGATCTAACCACTGGTAGCACCATTGCAGGTATTCATCTTCCGATTCCCATTTCTCAATATCTCCGCTAAAATTTTTACCAATATTGTAAGGAGGATCAGCAAAGATCAAATCAACACTACCATCCGGAATCAGGGTTTGCAATGCCTGCAGGGCATCACCGTGGATAATCTTATGGTTGTTTGTGCCGAGTAAGTTCATCAGATGCTAATTTAAAGAATTAGGGATTAGGAATGAAGAATGAAGAAACAGCGCGAAGACCTTTCGGAAAATAATTTATTTGCTGAGGTCTTCGCGCGGTTTCTTCATTCTTCATTCCTAATTCCTAATTCTCCTCAAAATATGCTTATCAATGTAAAAACTCCCAAATGGTATTACGCAGGCCAGCAGTACCTTCCAGGTGGTGGTACTGAATTTCCACCTGTAGGCGACGCCAGCACTTAGCGTGTTGAAGATGAAGAGCAGGAAAAGTGCGCCGTGAATGGGCCCCATCAGGCGCACCATGTGAGGGTTTCCGGAAAAGTATTTGAGGGGCACCGCTATGAAAAGCAGTACCAGCAATGAGATTCCTTCGAGGATACCGATCAGGCGGAGGCGACCGATCTGCGTTTTAAATAATTGCAGCATGGTGATGTATTTTAAGTTTAGTAAATGCGGATATAAGGCCGATGTGCAAAGGGAGAAAACGGCCAGGGAATGGCCAGCAGGATCATCAGTAGTGCAGCCGCAAACCAGTAAAGCATTATGCGGTATTTCTGCCGGTCGATGGCGGCGCGTTTACCGGCAGCAGACCCAATAGTGATCATGATCACCGCCAGCAACATCAGGGCAATATGCAGGTATTTGAAGAAAGATATTTCCCTCACCACCGCCGGATTATCAATAGCAGCCGGCGATAGTTTTACTATCGGGCTTTGGAAGTAAAGAATCATTCCGATGGTAAGTTGCAGATGCGCTAAGGTGGCCGTCCAATGACGGATACGATTAGCCGCCCCCGTGAACGGGCGCATACGGAAATATCCTCTCGCAGCGGTATAAATGGCATAGAACAGGCTTAGCAACACCAGCCAGCGGGTGGCCGAGTGCAGCCATAAAAGTACGGCATACATAAAAAATACTAATTAGTATGTTTTTGAATAAAAAAATTTACTTCAGCTTTTGCAGGTAAGTTTCGAATTCCTGCAGATAGGTTTTATAACAGCTTTTACCAAATACTTTCCCCATGTTGCGGATCCCTCCGTAGCCGGAGGTGATGAACAATGCCGCCTGTTGCGGGGAGATATGTTTCCCCACACGCCCCTTCCGCTGTCCTTTTTCCAGCACGGCCTGAATATGCTCCTGCCATTGCAGCACCAGCTGCAGGAGCGCCTTTCTGAAATCTTCATTCACGGGCGACATCTCATCAATCAGGTTAATAGCCGGACATCCGTGTTCCACCTGGAAAAACGGATCTTTCAACAGCAGGTGTTTCATCATCTGATAAATGGCATCCAGGGGATCACCCGCTTCCAGCAATGGCCTGATCAAAGCGGCATACATGCCGGGATACACGACTTCTTTGATCATTGCCAACCCCATTTCATCTTTGGATTTGAAATGATAATAAAAAGCACCTTTCGTCACTTGTGTAGTGGCAATTATATCATCGATGCTGGTGGCCTGATAACCTTTTTTATAAATCAGCTCGAACGATCGCTGTAATATCATCAGCCGGGTAGAGGCTGCCTTGTTCGACATAAAATACTAAGTAGTATGTTTTGCAAACATAGGTAAAATAGTCATTATCAAAAATTGTTTTTGTGGATAACGGGAGAAGAGAAATGCTATCGTAGTGCTCCCAATGTGAAGAAATCGAAACTTCCGCCTGTGCCGGCGGTTTTCCCATATCCGCGGATCACGTTCCTGATCCGTGCGGCGGTAGTGGTATCTGCATAGTCCATCATTTCCACCAGTATGAACCGGCGTTTGCCCTGATCCTGCTTATTCAGGTTAAGCACCGCATGGGCAGTGGATCCGGAGCCGGCAAAGCAGTCGAGGATGATGGCATCTTCATCAGGTGGTACAACATAACTGATCAGTTTTTGTAATAATACGGTGGGTTTCTTTCCGCTTCTGAAATCCACTCCGCCTTCATGCCTGATGTTGCCAAAATCTTCTGCATAGTTTTCAAAGTTGGGAACTGGTACCGTTTTTTCCTTTGCTGTAGTACCGGTTATATCGTTCGGCACTCCCTGGTAATACATCCCTTTTGTAGCGCCGGCGCGCTTAGGCCCTGTAAAATACCGGAAAGGATATTGATCGTTGCCCAGGCCCCAAACCTTATACAAAGTGCCCAGGCCATCGTGGTGCTGTCTGCCACTCAGGTAGTCCCGGAAAAAACGGCCGGAAGAATTACCGTCCAGTATCTTTCCCGTAGCCCATATGGGTTTCAGATGATCTGCAGAAGGAGTTTCCTGAATAATTTCGTAATCATTTTTCCGGAAGATATCTACTTCCTTATCGCCCAGCCTGATCCGGTCGGGCCTGCCTTTTTCGATTATCCGTGTGTTGAATTTCGACAGGTCGTAATACTGTCTTTCTCTGAGCAGCCTCGTAGAAGGTTGTTTCTTGTATACATACACTACTTCCATCAGCTTTTGTACGTCCCTGTCTTCCACCAGGGTTTTGCCGGCAAAGCGCACCTGCAGGTACAATGGCGCAATGAGGTTAGAAGCACCAAATATCTCATCACAAACCAGTTTCAGGTTAGCCTGTTCATGATCATCTATCGATATAAAAATAACGCCATCATCGGCCAGCAGCTGATGCAACAGTTTAAGCCGGGGATACATCATGCAGAGCCATTTATCGTGCCGGCTCAGATCCGTTCCTTCCTTCCCCACTATCTGATGCAGCCATTGGCTGATCAGGGGATGATTGACATTATCGTTATACACCCAACTTTCGTTGCCGCTATTGTAAGGAGGATCTATATAAATGCACCTGATCCGGCCTTCGTATTCCGGCAGCAGGCTTTTCAGCGCTTCGAGGTTATCGCCGTATATAATTTTGTTACCACTGTGTACAGGCGTATCCGTCTGCCCTTCTTCCGCAGAGAAACCGTACCTGTGCTCGAGTGTACGGCAGGGCACTTCCAGGTGATGGTCGACAACCTTGTCTTTTCCTGTCCAGTTTAGTGTAGGCATATTTGCTCTTTTTTGCCTGACTCTTGTCCATGGAATTAAGATGAGTACAAAGACTCACGACAAGTATACACAAAAAAAGACAAGTTGCGCCACCTATTATTCCACCATCACATCCTTCGTAGCAGATACGAGTTTTTTGCAGGGATTATTGATAAACATATCCAGGAAATTAGCACCATGGCCGCCCAGCGAGGGCACATGGCCCTGGTTGTGAATCAGCAGTAGCTGGCTGTTGGGCAGGTACCGTTTAATCAGCCGGTTGTAAAAAGGGCGACACCAGGGATCTGCATCACCGGTGAAAATCAATGCCGGCACATTCGAATACACCGGTTCTTTTTCCCCGGCAGGCTCCCTTTTTACATTCCAGCAATCGCATTTCGTGGTATCGGGGTCGTTGAATGTAAAATCCGCGAGCCAGGGTACCAGTTCGTTCTGTTTCCGGATCAGCTGTTTGCTGGCAAAGGCAATCTGCTCAGAGCAATAGACCGAATACCTCATGCCCAGCGCGATGCGTTGATTACCGGCAAAGGCTGCATCCACCACTTCTTTCACATAAGGGGCATGCTGGCCGTTGATGATCTGGTACATCACAAACGGCACCGTTTTCAGGGATCTGCCGTTCATCCTGTCCAGCAGCGCATCCATTAATTCGTTTTTACCATACCGGATGGTGAAGGTATCCTGACTGTTATTCTCCGAATAGCGGAAGGAGAACATTTTGCCGGTAATGGATGTAAAGTACTGGTGGAACTTTTCACGAAGCCCTGTGTATATAGGGTTACTCGTGGAATCAGTCTCGCAGTTATCGAACACCTGGTTGAATGCCTCATTCATATTGAGCAGGGCATGCTCTTCATAGTTGACGTATCCCGGAAGTGGTGAGTTCAACAGCAGCAGCGACACGGCTTCCGGGTGGTGGCGGGCTACGGAAAGCATCAACCCGCCACTGTACGACATGCCTATCAGCATCAGCGAATCGAGGTGTAGTGCTTTGCGCAGATCGTTGATATCTGCTGCGCTTTCGAGTGTGGTATAGGACGACAAATCAATTCCCTGTGCGGCCAGCCGTTTCCGGCAACGCTTTATTGCTTCCAGTTCCAGACTATCTTTCGGGAGGTTTTCCCGGTAAGCTTTTCGTACAGCCGTGGTTGTTTCCGGGCAATCCAGGCAGGGAATGGCTCCTTTTACGCCACGCTGGCTGAATATAATGAAGCCTCCGTATCGCAGCAGCTCCGAGCCGGCGCCGATGCTGTCGAAGTTGGCGATAGTGCTGTAGCCCGGGCCGCCGGTAGTCATGAGCGCGATATGTTTCACGGAATCTGCTTCTGCCTTCCTGACGAAAACAAATGGTATCCTGACAACGGGACCGGCCGGCCGCCGGCGGTTTTCAGGCACTACCAGGTAACCGCTTTTTGTAATCAGCTCCGGAGCCGTTCTTACCGGAGATGGCATTGGTTCGATCCTGGGCTGATAGCCCTGTGCCCTTGCAACAAGCACAGCGAATAATGCACCCAGGTATATCAAAACAATTCTCATACTGATTTTATTGCAAAGTAAACTCCGGCCGGGGTTTTCCGAAAGTAAAAATCGGACAATCAGCGGTGGAGATAACTGGAGAAATGCTGCCCCGTGAAGTTCAGCACATCTTTATAAAAATGACTTCTGTCGTAATAACCATAGTCATGCGGAGAAAAACTGGCGGCATTTTTCGTATAGCCAGTTAATGCAGTACGGGCGCGGGTAATACCCAGATACTTCTTAGGGCTGGTTCCTATAATTTTCGTGAAATACCTGTACAGGCTTTTATCTGTCAGATACAGTTGCCTGGCCAGTTCTCCGTTACCAGCCTCCATACCGGAACCGGCAAAAGCATCGATGGTACGATGGATACATTGCAGATAGTAGTTATCTTTTTTCTGCTGCACTTCCAGCTTTTCGTGAAACAGGCTCTCGAATAGATTTATCCGGTCGGCCATGCTGGCGGCATTCCTTAATTTCCTGACCATACCGGCGGGAATGATATCCTGTAGCGGAACTACATTGCTGCCAATACGGGTTTGGCTGATACCGAAAATAGTTTCAAAACCACCCGGATGGAATTTTACCGTGAAAATATTGTCGCTGGGCAGATTTTTTCGCTCCACGATTTCATTTCTCAGCAGCAGGATATCAGTTTGCTCGTCTATATGTAATTGTTTCCGCCCGTTCGCCAGCAGGTAGGGCGTTCCGAGGTTGATCCAGATGGTAGGAGTATAGCTCGGAAAAAGCTTCACCGTAAAGGTTTCGCTTTGAATAAGCCGGTGGGTTTCATCGAGAGAGGTTTCTGAGAAAAATTCAACATACGGGTGCAGGGCGCCTGCCGGCGTCTGAAATTTGTATAGCTGCCTGATATTGTCAAAAATTTCGATCATGGTCGTTCAGATTCCCGGACAGGAAGATATAAAATTATTGGCAGTGAGCCCTGGGTTGGTGTATAGGTGGGATTTGGTGAAGAGGAACGGAAAAAATACCTTGCTGTAAATTTGTTTCTTATATGGCCCAGGACGATTGCCGGCACGAATCTGCCTCTCACGCGGAGATTCAGCAGAAAATTGATCAGTATGGCTGTTTTATTACCGTTGTGCCTCCCGATGGCCACCTGCCAGGTTTCGCATATACAACGGGATTATACCAGCAATTCAGACATCCTGAAATTATCTGCTATGGCTTCTCCCCTGGTACAGCCGGCTCTGTGCTAAACGATGCCTGCGGTCTCATAAAAAATGGGCAGGTATTGACGCCAGGCCGCCATTACGATGAGTTCCTGAAAAACTACCCGGTACAGTTTATACCTGTAGAACACGTT
The genomic region above belongs to Chitinophaga sp. 180180018-3 and contains:
- a CDS encoding helix-turn-helix domain-containing protein, coding for MIEIFDNIRQLYKFQTPAGALHPYVEFFSETSLDETHRLIQSETFTVKLFPSYTPTIWINLGTPYLLANGRKQLHIDEQTDILLLRNEIVERKNLPSDNIFTVKFHPGGFETIFGISQTRIGSNVVPLQDIIPAGMVRKLRNAASMADRINLFESLFHEKLEVQQKKDNYYLQCIHRTIDAFAGSGMEAGNGELARQLYLTDKSLYRYFTKIIGTSPKKYLGITRARTALTGYTKNAASFSPHDYGYYDRSHFYKDVLNFTGQHFSSYLHR
- a CDS encoding site-specific DNA-methyltransferase; amino-acid sequence: MPTLNWTGKDKVVDHHLEVPCRTLEHRYGFSAEEGQTDTPVHSGNKIIYGDNLEALKSLLPEYEGRIRCIYIDPPYNSGNESWVYNDNVNHPLISQWLHQIVGKEGTDLSRHDKWLCMMYPRLKLLHQLLADDGVIFISIDDHEQANLKLVCDEIFGASNLIAPLYLQVRFAGKTLVEDRDVQKLMEVVYVYKKQPSTRLLRERQYYDLSKFNTRIIEKGRPDRIRLGDKEVDIFRKNDYEIIQETPSADHLKPIWATGKILDGNSSGRFFRDYLSGRQHHDGLGTLYKVWGLGNDQYPFRYFTGPKRAGATKGMYYQGVPNDITGTTAKEKTVPVPNFENYAEDFGNIRHEGGVDFRSGKKPTVLLQKLISYVVPPDEDAIILDCFAGSGSTAHAVLNLNKQDQGKRRFILVEMMDYADTTTAARIRNVIRGYGKTAGTGGSFDFFTLGALR
- a CDS encoding alpha/beta hydrolase yields the protein MRIVLIYLGALFAVLVARAQGYQPRIEPMPSPVRTAPELITKSGYLVVPENRRRPAGPVVRIPFVFVRKAEADSVKHIALMTTGGPGYSTIANFDSIGAGSELLRYGGFIIFSQRGVKGAIPCLDCPETTTAVRKAYRENLPKDSLELEAIKRCRKRLAAQGIDLSSYTTLESAADINDLRKALHLDSLMLIGMSYSGGLMLSVARHHPEAVSLLLLNSPLPGYVNYEEHALLNMNEAFNQVFDNCETDSTSNPIYTGLREKFHQYFTSITGKMFSFRYSENNSQDTFTIRYGKNELMDALLDRMNGRSLKTVPFVMYQIINGQHAPYVKEVVDAAFAGNQRIALGMRYSVYCSEQIAFASKQLIRKQNELVPWLADFTFNDPDTTKCDCWNVKREPAGEKEPVYSNVPALIFTGDADPWCRPFYNRLIKRYLPNSQLLLIHNQGHVPSLGGHGANFLDMFINNPCKKLVSATKDVMVE